DNA from Lusitaniella coriacea LEGE 07157:
GTCTCACCCCCCTCCCCCCCTACCCCAAGGGGGGGAGTCCCTATTTATAGCTATTGATATCAAATCCTACCTATCTGCGTCGTGCTATTGCACTCCAACTTCTCCGCGTCACCGTGTCGCCATTTCCCCGTGTCAGTCCTAATTTTTACAAATGTCTAGCAGCTTATGGATGCGCTTCCCCCTCTCAATACAGAAACCCTTTGGGCAATTCTTAATGAAGAATTAGAGGATACAACAGTCAATCAACTGGTGTGGCATTATTTGGGCTATCGTTACGATGCTTCTCGCCAGGAGTGGGATGCAAGTGGGGTCGGAGAAGAGTGGCGCAAGGACTATCCCGAACCGCCGGATTTTATCGCCAATCGTCCGCCAACCGTGAAACTGACTCGTTCGATTCCCAAGGAGAACAAACAACTGTTGAAGGAGAAATTGGGGTTTAAGGGGTATAAGGTGGGGGACTTTGGCCCGCGACAAACGCGCCGTGCGACGATGGCGAATTGGTTGCTAAGTTATATGCAGCTTGAGGGATTATTAGATTGAGGAATGCACGACAGTTTAGCACGTCCCAGATTTAGCTCGGATATACTTCACTTAATCGAGAATTGCTCTATAACATTGCCTCTTTGCCCTTGAGGATTCCCCATTATGTCGTCTTTGATTCCTCCTTCCTCTACATCGGTGTTGCAAGTTGGGATATTACATTCCCAAAGCGGTACGATGGCGTTGAGCGAGATGCCTTTGATCGATGCAACGTTGATGGCGATCGCGGAAATTAACGATCGGGGTGGAATTCTCGGTCATTTCATCGAACCCATCGTGGTGGATGGCGCATCCAATTCCACGGAATTTGAACGCCAAGCAAAACAATTAATTCAAAAAAAGCAAATCACAACGCTATTTGGCTGCTGGACTTCCGCCAGTCGTAAAGGAGTGAAACCCATTGTGGAAGAAGGGAATGCACTGTTGTGGTATCCCTTGCAATACGAAGGACTCGAAAGTTCGCCGAACATTTTTTATACGGGGTCTTGTCCCAACCAACAGGTCGAACCCGCGATCGCGTGGCTCTTGGAAAATCAGCACCAACGCTTCTATTTACTCGGTTCTGACTACGTGTTCCCCCGCACGGCAAACAAACTAATTTGCGGTCAAATTAACCAACACGGAGGAGAAATTCTGGGAGAAGACTATGTAGAGCTAGGAGAGCAAGATTTTTCCCGGATTGTTGAAGAAATTAAACGCCTGCGCCCCGATGTGGTCATTAATACCCTTAATGGCGATAGCAATTCCTTCTTTTATCGCCAATCCCAAATTGCAGGAATTTCCCCCCAAGAAATTCCCATCCTGGCATTGAGCGTGGCGGAAGCGGAATTGGAAACCATTGGAGATGCGGCAGTCGGTCACTATGCCAGTTGGAGTTACTTCCAAAGCCTCGATACGGCAGAAAACCAAGCCTTTGTTCGGAATTTTCGCGATCGATACGGCGCAACGCGCGTCACCTCCGATCCCATTGCCGCCGCCTACACCCAAGTCTATCTCTGGAAACAAGCCGTCGAAACCTCTCGCTCCTTCGCAATCGAACGGGTGCGGGATGCCGCCTGCGGTCAACACATTCAATCCCCAGGGGGATGGATTCAAATCGAACCCAACCACCACGTTACCAAACACTGTCGCATCGGTCGGGTAATTCCTGGCGGTCAATTTGAAATCGTTTACAGCAGCGCAAATCCGATTCCCTCGCTGCCTTGGATGGGAGTCGAACACCTCGATTTTGACAAATCTCAGACGGTGATCGAACTTCTCGCGCAGGTGAGCCAAGGGATTCAACACACCTGGTCGATCGAGCGCCAGTCTCGCCAACTCCAAAACGCCTTAACCCAGTTACAGCAAGAGATGGACGAGCGCAAACTCGCAGAAATGGCTTTGGCAGAGAGCCAGCGCACCCTCTCAACCCTGATGAGTAATTTGCCGGGGATGGCGTACCGTTGTTTGAACGATCGCGCGTGGACGATGCTTTTTGTGAGTCAGGGATGTGCTGATTTGACCGGATATTCTCCCGAACAATTGACTCAAGGGGATGCCATTGTTTATAACGAGCGGATTCACCCCAACGATCGCGCATCAGTGACCAATGCGATTCAGTCCGCGATCGCGCACCGCCGTTCCTACCAACTCACCTACCGCATTCTCACAGC
Protein-coding regions in this window:
- a CDS encoding DUF1823 family protein, giving the protein MDALPPLNTETLWAILNEELEDTTVNQLVWHYLGYRYDASRQEWDASGVGEEWRKDYPEPPDFIANRPPTVKLTRSIPKENKQLLKEKLGFKGYKVGDFGPRQTRRATMANWLLSYMQLEGLLD